The following coding sequences are from one Strix uralensis isolate ZFMK-TIS-50842 chromosome 6, bStrUra1, whole genome shotgun sequence window:
- the LOC141944914 gene encoding UDP-glucuronosyltransferase 1A1-like: MLVAVLLLFLCCLSPAAAGKLLVIPMEGSHWLSMKEVLAELSKRGHEIVVIAPDSKIVIDSSGIYEMKTYPVPFKKEEMQELIHSLSADCFSEESFLVRFLNTWDNFRKSSAMFQSSCSSLLYNKEMMKYIEESKFDAIFTDPLTPCGQIIALHFSIPTVFFLRGVPCAIDIHAAQSPDPPSYVPRMLSVNTDHMTFSQRVKNFLISISEYFTCSIIFSPFESLASDFLQKPMTMTQLLSHGSIWLKRLDFVFDYPMPVMPNMIFIGGINCGQKKPLSQRDVTVQDLLRQGSIWLMRLDFVLDYPRPLMPNIILIGGVNCAHKKLPQQESGGMPQAVDAQAEKHRLCPFIK; encoded by the exons ATGCTGGTGGCGGTGCTGCTCCTCTTCTTGTGCTGCCTGAGTCCTGCCGCTGCTGGGAAACTGCTGGTGATCCCGATGGAAGGCAGTCACTGGCTGAGTATGAAGGAAGTGCTGGCTGAGCTGAGCAAGAGAGGCCATGAAATAGTTGTTATCGCACCAGACAGCAAAATAGTGATAGATTCTTCAGGGATATATGAAATGAAAACGTATCCTGTACCTTTCAAAAAGGAAGAGATGCAAGAACTTATACACTCACTTAGTGCAGACTGTTTTAGCGAAGAGTCTTTCCTGGTCCGATTTTTGAATACTTGGGATAATTTCCGAAAGAGTTCTGCCATGTTTCAATCTTCCTGCAGCTCCTTACTGTACAACAAAGAGATGATGAAATACATTGAAGAAAGCAAATTTGATGCCATCTTCACAGATCCTCTGACACCCTGTGGTCAGATCATTGCTTTGCACTTTTCTATCCCTACTGTTTTCTTCTTGCGGGGTGTCCCATGCGCTATAGACATTCACGCTGCTCAGAGTCCAGACCCACCATCCTACGTCCCACGAATGCTCTCAGTCAATACAGATCATATGACGTTCTCTCAGAGAGTGAAAAACTTCCTGATTAGCATTTCAGAGTATTTTACCTGCAGTATAATCTTTTCACCATTTGAAAGCTTGGCCTCAGACTTTCTCCAAAAGCCAATGACAATGACACAGCTTTTAAGTCATGGATCCATTTGGCTGAAGAGACTCGACTTTGTCTTTGACTACCCCATGCCTGTAATGCCCAATATGATTTTCATTGGAGGCATAAACTGTGGACAGAAGAAACCATTAtctcag CGGGACGTGACTGTGCAGGATCTCTTACGCCAGGGTTCCATTTGGCTCATGAGGTTAGATTTTGTGCTAGATTATCCAAGACCTTTGATGCCCAACATCATTTTAATTGGAGGCGTAAACTGTGCTCACAAGAAGCTACCTCAG CAGGAATCGGGAGGAATGCCACAGGCTGTGGATGCTCAGGCCGAGAAGCACCGTCTCTGC CCTTTTATCAAATGA
- the LOC141945015 gene encoding UDP-glucuronosyltransferase 1A1-like, giving the protein MAYVSKYNYLVSAGVLVFLSLFCLADGGKLLVVPMDGSHWLSMRLLLAALSQKEHEIVVVAPEVNLNVKASEYYTLKTYPVPLTREELGASMHSFANDLFERRPFLQRIAALYEKVQVISGLYASSCTSLLHNKDLMQYLEGSKFDAVLTDPVVPCGQILALHLSVPSVFFLRGLPCSFDLQATQCPDPPSYIPRTFTDNSDHMTFIQRVENLFLKSSESFLCNFAYLPFELMASDVLHRPVTMKELLSHGSIWLKRMDFVFEYPMPVMPNIVFIGGINCGKKKPLSQVLFYSISRI; this is encoded by the exons ATGGCTTATGTAAGTAAATACAATTACTTAGTTTCTGCgggggttttggttttcctgtctctgttttGTTTGGCTGATGGTGGAAAACTGTTGGTGGTGCCAATGGATGGGAGTCACTGGCTCAGCATGCGCTTGCTGCTGGCAGCCCTCAGCCAGAAAGAGCACGAAATTGTTGTTGTCGCACCAGAAGTAAACTTGAACGTGAAGGCATCTGAATATTACACTTTGAAAACATATCCAGTACCTTTAACGAGGGAAGAACTGGGAGCAAGCATGCATTCATTTGCAAATGATCTTTTTGAGAGAAGACCTTTTCTTCAAAGAATTGCTGCGCTTTATGAAAAAGTTCAAGTCATCTCTGGTCTCTACGCCTCCTCCTGTACCAGTTTACTGCACAATAAGGATCTGATGCAGTATCTCGAAGGGAGTAAATTTGATGCTGTTCTCACAGATCCTGTTGTACCATGCGGACAAATACTGGCTCTGCATCTCTCTGtcccatctgttttctttttaaggggACTCCCCTGCAGTTTTGATTTGCAGGCTACCCAGTGTCCAGACCCACCTTCCTACATCCCAAGAACATTTACAGACAACTCAGACCACATGACATTTATCCAACGTGTGGAAAACTTATTTCTCAAGTCATCAGAATCCTTTCTTTGCAATTTTGCCTATTTGCCATTTGAACTTATGGCCTCAGATGTTCTCCACAGACCAGTAACAATGAAGGAGCTCTTAAGCCATGGATCCATTTGGcttaaaagaatggattttgttttTGAATATCCCATGCCAGTGATGCCCAACATAGTTTTCATTGGAGGTATaaactgtggaaagaaaaagcCATTATCTCAG GTACTCTTCTACAGCATTAGCAGGATCTAA
- the LOC141945016 gene encoding UDP-glucuronosyltransferase 1A1-like has protein sequence MAPVLSAHPQVTTALVLLLSMLSLAAGGKLLVVPVDGSHWLSMREVLDVLSQKGHEIVVVAPEVSLYLKPTKNFVMKMYPIPFTQEEMEEIFQSFLRDVLQEGPFLERFLKVYQGMKRASELAISSCAHLLYNKELVRYLEEGRFDAVLTDPVLPCGQILAEHLSIPSVFFLRGIPCGLDFEATQCPNPPSYVPRAFTEHSDRMNFFQRVKNLIYDIPNYFLCDFAFQPYGKLASEFLQRDVTVLDLLRQGSIWLMRLDFVLDYPRPLMPNIISIGGVNCAHKKLPQLFGVTLCNLVPSFSVSE, from the exons ATGGCCCCGGTGCTCAGTGCTCATCCGCAAGTCACGACAGCGCTGGTTCTGCTCCTGTCCATGCTCAGTTTGGCTGCTGGTGGGAAGCTGCTGGTGGTGCCGGTGGATGGGAGTCATTGGCTCAGCATGCGGGAAGTGTTGGACGTTCTCAGTCAGAAGGGACATGAAATAGTCGTTGTTGCCCCTGAAGTCAGTTTGTACTTAAAGCCAACAAAGaattttgttatgaaaatgtaCCCCATCCCTTTCACAcaggaagagatggaggaaataTTCCAGTCATTTTTACGAGATGTACTTCAAGAAGGACCTTTTCTGGAAAGATTTCTTAAAGTGTACCAAGGTATGAAAAGAGCCTCTGAGTTGGCAATCTCCAGCTGTGCACACTTACTGTACAACAAAGAGCTTGTCAGATACCTTGAGGAGGGCAGGTTTGACGCTGTCCTTACAGACCCTGTACTACCCTGCGGGCAGATACTGGCTGAGCATCTTTCAattccttctgtgttttttttaagaggaataCCATGTGGTTTGGATTTTGAAGCCACTCAATGTCCCAATCCTCCTTCTTATGTCCCCAGGGCATTTACAGAGCATTCAGACCGCATGAACTTTTTCCAGCGGGTGAAGAATCTAATCTATGACatcccaaattattttctctgtgattttGCCTTTCAACCATATGGGAAACTGGCTTCTGAGTTCCTTCAGAGGGACGTGACTGTGCTCGATCTCTTACGCCAGGGTTCCATTTGGCTCATGAGGTTAGATTTTGTGCTAGATTATCCAAGACCTTTGATGCCCAACATCATTTCAATTGGAGGCGTAAACTGTGCTCACAAGAAGCTACCTCAG TTATTTGGTGTAACATTGTGTAACTTGGTACCCTCTTTCTCAGTTAGTGAGTGA
- the LOC141945017 gene encoding UDP-glucuronosyltransferase 1A1-like, producing the protein MAPVLSAHPQVTTTLVLLLSLLSLAAGGKLLVVWLDGSPWLSMREVLDVLRQKGHEIVVVAPEVSLHIKPTNNFVMKTYPIPFTRAEMEENFQVFLRDVLQEGSFLERFLKAYQGMKRISELAFSICAHLLYNKELVRYLEEGRFDAVLTDPVLPCGQILAEHLSIPSVFFLRGIPCGLDFEATQCPNPPSYVPRAFTDHSDRMNFFQRVKNLIYDIPNYFLCDFAFQPFAKLASEFLQRDVTVQDLLRQGSIWLMRLDFVLDYPRPLMPNIILIGGVNCAHKKLPQLESGGMPQAVDAQAEKHRLCPFIK; encoded by the exons ATGGCCCCAGTGCTCAGTGCTCATCCACAAGTCACAACAACGCTGGTTCTGCTCCTGTCCTTACTCAGTTTGGCTGCTGGTGGGAAGCTGCTGGTGGTATGGTTGGATGGGAGTCCTTGGCTCAGCATGCGGGAAGTGTTGGACGTTCTCAGGCAGAAGGGACATGAAATAGTCGTTGTTGCACCTGAAGTCAGTTTGCACATAAAGCCAACAAACAATTTTGTTATGAAAACGTACCCCATCCCTTTCACAAGGGCAGAGATGGAGGAAAATTTCCAGGTATTTTTACGAGATGTACTTCAAGAAGGATCTTTTCTGGAAAGATTTCTTAAAGCATACCAAGGTATGAAAAGAATCTCTGAGTTGGCGTTCTCCATCTGTGCACACTTACTGTACAACAAAGAGCTTGTCAGATACCTTGAGGAGGGCAGGTTTGACGCTGTCCTTACAGACCCTGTACTACCCTGCGGGCAGATACTGGCTGAGCATCTTTCAattccttctgtgttttttttaagaggaataCCATGTGGTTTGGATTTTGAAGCCACTCAATGTCCCAATCCTCCTTCTTATGTCCCCAGGGCATTTACAGACCATTCAGACCGCATGAACTTTTTCCAGCGGGTGAAGAATCTAATCTATGACatcccaaattattttctctgtgattttGCCTTTCAACCATTCGCAAAACTGGCTTCTGAGTTCCTGCAGCGGGACGTGACTGTGCAGGATCTCTTACGCCAGGGTTCCATTTGGCTCATGAGGTTAGATTTTGTGCTAGATTATCCAAGACCTTTGATGCCCAACATCATTTTAATTGGAGGCGTAAACTGTGCTCACAAGAAGCTACCTCAG CTGGAATCGGGAGGAATGCCACAGGCTGTGGATGCTCAGGCCGAGAAGCACCGTCTCTGT CCTTTCATCAAATGA